In Rana temporaria chromosome 3, aRanTem1.1, whole genome shotgun sequence, a single window of DNA contains:
- the LOC120930450 gene encoding acanthoscurrin-1-like → MAVWVVVPVSVVRVVVLVRVVVVQMAVLVACVAVSMEVLVAGMCGGTDGGGTSGVGTDGCGTGGGTDGGGRGGGGTGGGGTGGGGTDGGTGGSGTDGGKGGSGTDGGKGGSGTGGGSMGGGGTDGGTGGGGTDGGGTAD, encoded by the coding sequence atggcggtatgggtggtggtACCGGTGTcggtggtacgggtggtggtgttggtacgggtggtggtggtacagaTGGCGGTACTGGTAGCCTGTGTGGCGGTATCAATGGAGGTATTAGTGGCAGGAAtgtgtggtggtaccgatggcggtggtaCGAGTGGTGTTGGTACCGATGGttgtggtacgggtggtggtaccgatggcggtggtaGGGGTGGTGGTGGTACGGGTGGCGGCGGTACAGGTGGcggcggtaccgatggcggtacgggtggcaGCGGTACAGATGGCGGTAAGGGTGGCAGCGGTACAGATGGCGGTAAGGGTGGCAGCGGTACGGGTGGTGGCAGTATGGGTGGcggcggtaccgatggcggtacgggtggtggtggtactgaTGGCGGTGGTACCGCTGATTGA